In a genomic window of Helianthus annuus cultivar XRQ/B chromosome 10, HanXRQr2.0-SUNRISE, whole genome shotgun sequence:
- the LOC110881623 gene encoding uncharacterized protein LOC110881623 has translation MNFLSFNIRGIGGSEKPGWVKSLKVKHGINFLALQETKKDAVDVSDLVGFWGNKNFGMDSVGSVGLSGGLACLWDSSPFCQSGGTKNRNYLHVRGKIAGSRSVLNVLNVYAPQGVLAKKELWDNLVHLIDSHDGAWVVLGDFNAVRFREEKRNCSFKQTCANNFNSFILEAGLLEYNMLGRRFTYCSASGRKMSKLDRFLVNHSFFNEWPEARVEVLPGFLSDHYPIILCSVANNFGPKPFRIFDSWIGLAGFEDVVVGVLNGGEVESGPPDVVLSRKLGILRLKLKEWRDDMLLKNSEVTRIALSDLESLEAILDTRDLTEEEEWILLESKKVLKEEEDRKSRDLKQRSRVRWAKHGDENSKFFHSMVNCRKASNAIHGLNIGGAWVSKPSLVKKEVFPFLEINL, from the coding sequence ATGAATTTCCTGTCTTTTAATATTCGCGGTATTGGGGGTTCGGAGAAGCCGGGTTGGGTGAAGAGTTTGAAAGTGAAGCACGGTATCAATTTTTTAGCACTTCAGGAAACAAAGAAGGATGCGGTTGATGTGTCGGATCTTGTCGGGTTTTGGGGTAATAAGAATTTTGGGATGGATAGTGTGGGATCGGTAGGTTTATCGGGTGGTCTCGCTTGTTTATGGGACTCGTCTCCTTTTTGTCAGTCTGGTGGAACTAAGAATAGGAATTATCTTCATGTGAGGGGTAAAATCGCCGGGTCAAGATCTGTGCTTAATGTGCTGAATGTTTATGCCCCGCAGGGGGTTCTTGCTAAGAAGGAGTTGTGGGATAATCTTGTTCATCTGATTGATAGTCACGACGGGGCATGGGTGGTGTTGGGAGATTTTAATGCCGTGCGTTTTAGAGAGGAAAAAAGGAATTGCTCGTTTAAGCAGACTTGTGCTAATAACTTTAATTCTTTTATCTTGGAGGCTGGGTTGTTGGAATATAATATGCTCGGGAGAAGGTTTACTTATTGCTCGGCTAGTGGGAGAAAAATGAGTAAACTTGACAGATTTTTAGTGAATCATAGTTTTTTTAATGAATGGCCCGAAGCGAGAGTAGAGGTCTTGCCTGGATTCCTGTCGGACCATTATCCGATAATTTTATGTTCGGTTGCTAATAATTTTGGTCCGAAACCATTTCGTATTTTTGACTCTTGGATTGGTTTGGCTGGTTTTGAGGATGTGGTTGTTGGGGTGCTCAATGGAGGAGAGGTTGAAAGTGGTCCTCCGGATGTGGTTCTATCGCGAAAGCTAGGGATCCTTAGACTAAAATTGAAGGAGTGGAGGGACGATATGCTATTGAAAAACTCCGAGGTTACGAGGATAGCATTGTCGGATCTCGAATCTTTGGAGGCTATTTTGGATACTAGAGATTTGACGGAGGAGGAGGAATGGATTCTATTGGAAAGTAAAAAGGTCCTTAAGGAAGAAGAAGATAGAAAAAGCAGAGATTTAAAACAAAGGTCCAGAGTTAGGTGGGCTAAGCACGGAGATGAGAATTCAAAGTTTTTTCATTCAATGGTTAATTGTAGGAAAGCGTCGAACGCTATTCATGGGCTGAATATTGGAGGAGCTTGGGTGTCAAAGCCGTCATTAGTCAAGAAGGAGGTCTTTCCGTTTTTAGAGATAAATTTATAG